Part of the Woronichinia naegeliana WA131 genome, GCTTTCCGACTCCTGCTTTTTCCTGAGAGTGGAGCAGAGGCAACCGATTCTCTCCTAATGCAACTGATCTCTGCCAGTACTTATCTCACCCCTGGTCAGGCAACAACGGTTTTTAATGTTCAAAGTGAAGTGATTTCTGTTATTTCCGAATTGGGGGTCATTATCCTCCTCTTTGAAATTGGTTTGGAATCTGATTTACAAGAATTAATTCGGGTTGGCCCTAAAGCGGCGATCGTTGCCATTGTGGGGGTTGTGGCCCCTTTTACCCTAGGGGTAGTGGGATTAATCGCCCTCTTTCATGTGCCTGTCATTCCAGCGATTTTTGCCGGAGCGGCTTTAACAGCGACCAGTATTGGCATTACAGCCAAGGTTTTATCCGAACTCAATCGTCTCAATTCCGATGAGGGGCAAATTATTATTGGGGCAGCCGTCCTGGACGATATTTTAGGCATTATCGTTCTGGCAGTGGTGGCCAGTTTGGTGAAAACGGGCGAAATTCAAATTAGCAAGATCGTTTATCTGATCATTAGCGCGACTGTCTTTGTGGTCGGTTCGATTTTTCTAGGGCGTTGGCTAAGTCCCTACTATGTCAGTTTGGTTAACCGCATGAAATCGAGGGGGCAATTGCTCTTAGTTTCCCTGGGTATTGCCTTTACCCTATCCTATGTTGCCCAGGTCATCCAACTAGAAGCGATTTTAGGTTCCTTTGCGGCGGGGTTAATTATTGCCGAAACGGAAAAAAGGAAGGAATTGGAGGAACAGGTTTTACCGATCGCCGATTTTTTTGTCCCTGTTTTCTTTGTTTGTGTGGGAGCGAAAACCGATTTAGGGGTATTAAATCCTGCCATTCCTAGTAATCGTGAAGGACTCATTATTGCGGCCTTTTTAGTAGTAGTGGCCATTGTGGGTAAGGTTGTCTCTGGTTTTACCCTCTGGGGCGATAATCATCTCAACAAATGGGCGATCGGCGTTGGCATGATTCCCAGGGGAGAAGTGGGTCTGGTCTTTGCGGGAGTCGGAGCAGCCAGTGGTGCGCTCAGTGAATCCACAACCGCCGCTATCATTCT contains:
- a CDS encoding cation:proton antiporter encodes the protein MATESEPADSSLVLAGVLLSLVVIYMASKLGGEICLRVNLPPVLGELVGGVLIGVSAFRLLLFPESGAEATDSLLMQLISASTYLTPGQATTVFNVQSEVISVISELGVIILLFEIGLESDLQELIRVGPKAAIVAIVGVVAPFTLGVVGLIALFHVPVIPAIFAGAALTATSIGITAKVLSELNRLNSDEGQIIIGAAVLDDILGIIVLAVVASLVKTGEIQISKIVYLIISATVFVVGSIFLGRWLSPYYVSLVNRMKSRGQLLLVSLGIAFTLSYVAQVIQLEAILGSFAAGLIIAETEKRKELEEQVLPIADFFVPVFFVCVGAKTDLGVLNPAIPSNREGLIIAAFLVVVAIVGKVVSGFTLWGDNHLNKWAIGVGMIPRGEVGLVFAGVGAASGALSESTTAAIILMVIFTTFVAPPWLRLVFKDSDAESESLAKTIE